The nucleotide sequence TTCCTCCATCAACCAATAACCAGCCGTGACCAAATACTTGCTTTGGAAGTGGCAAGTCTAAAGCCATTAACATAATTGGCCAATATATAGTATGGAATCTTATTATATCTTTTCCTACAAGGTGTAAATCAGCTGGCCAAAATTTATTATAAAGTTCATCATTATCACTTCCATAACCTAAAGCTGTTATGTAGTTTGAAAGTGCATCTATCCAAACATAAATTACATGCTTTTCATCAAAAGTTATTGGAATTCCCCAATCAAAAGAGGATCTTGATATACATAAATCTTGAAGACCTGGTTTTAAGAAATTATTGAGCATCTCATTTTTTCTAGATTCAGGCTGTATAAAATCAGGATGATCTTCTATATATTTTATAAGTCTATCAGCATATTTTGACATTTTGAAGAAATAAGCTTCTTCCTTTGTCTTTTCTACTGGTCTTCCACAATCAGGACACTTTCCATCCACAAGTTGAGTTTCTGTCCAGAAGGACTCACAAGGAGTACAGTACCAGCCTTCATAAGCTGATTTATATATGTCTCCATTATCATAGAATTTTTTAACTATTTTCTGAACTGCTTTTACATGCTCTTCGTCTGTAGTTCTTATAAACTTATCATAGCTTATGTTCATCATCTTCCATAAATCCTTTATTCCTGCAACTATTTCATCAACATAAGCTTTTGGAGTAATTCCCTTATCTTCTGCTATTCTCTGAATTTTTTGTCCATGCTCATCTGTTCCTGTAAGCATAAAGGCATCATAGCCTTGAAGCCTTTTGAATCTTACAAGCGCATCTGACGCAACTGTTGTATATGTATTACCTATATGAAGCTTTGCAGATGGATAATAAATAGGTGTTGTAATATAAAACTTTTTCTTCTCTGACATTTAATTCTCTCCTTTTTTAATATAAAAATAAAAGCCTCTAAACAAAGGGTTAATCCTTTATTTAGAGGCGTGATTTCGCTTTACCACTCTAATTCACTTTCATCTCACAATGAAAATCTCAACAAGTGACTCTAACTTACAGTTATTTATCACCCTGCAGTGTAACGCCTGCTTACGTAATATCCTACTATTCTTCAAATATTAAGCTCAGGGGCCATATTCATAAATCTTGGCAATGCTGAATCTCACCAAACATCAGCTCTCTTTAAAAACCTTAACTTACTACTCTTCCCATCAATGCTTTTGAATATTATGTTAGTACATAACCTAATAGTTGTCAAGTAAAATGTACTATTTAGTAAATTCATTATATTATTCTTTACCACTGATGTTATTTTTAATCATAAATTCTTCATGTAATTTCTTCTGACTTTTTCCTATTATTTTACCCATCATATTTCTCGGAAGGATTTTAGAAAAAAGTATCCCTACTTTATTAAAACATCCAGGAATTATTACTTTTTTTCCGTTCATAAATTCTTTGTAAGCAATTTCAGCTACACTTTTAGCACTCATAGCACCTTTAAGCTCAAGTTTTCCTGCCCTTTTAGAAAATTCAGTAGCCGTGGCGCCTGGACATAAAGCAGACACTTTGACATTGAATTTCTTTAATTCTTCTCCAATAGCTTCAGTAAAAGATAAAACATAAGCTTTTGTAGCATAATACACTGCAATAAATGGTCCCGGCATATATGAACCTGTAGATGCCACATTCAAAATCATACCACTTCTTTTTTTCACCATTTCAGCTGAAACAAGTCTAGTTAAAATAGTTAAACTTTTTATATTAAGTTCAAGCATTTCATTAATTTTATCAACACTTGATTTGTGAAATAATCCAGTATCTCCCATACCTGCATTGTTAACCAATATATCAACTTCAATATTATTTTCCTTAATCTCATTGAAAAGCTCATTAGCAGAATCTGGCCTTGAAAGATCCTTTTTTATCACTGTAACCTTTGTGTTAATATTTTTAGCTAATTCTATGAGTCTTTTTTCATCTCTAGCTGTAATTACGACATCATAACCATTTCTAGCAAATATCCTCGTAATTTCATATCCTATTCCTGTAGAAGCTCCTGTTATAAGTACCGTCATAAATACTCTCCTTACAATAACGTATAATAAAATATTATATCACTAAAAATTATAATTAGTGTACATTACTAAACTTCCAATTAAATACTCATAAACCATAAAATATATAGTTATATTCGTCCTAGAAGTTGTTTTTTTTGATATAATAATTAATAATGTGAATTTTATTTATCTTATTTTAGGAGGAGAATATAAAGTGTCAGAAAAAAACGAGTTTACATCATCAAGAACAGAAACTGATGCTTTTAAGGCTACTAAGGAATTTAAAGAAAAGTTTCATAATAAGGACTCTTTTTTTTATGAACCTTGGCAGTTTGCAGATTACGAGGTTTCTGCAGACACACTAAAAACCACATACGATGAAATTAATATATGGAGCAAGGAGGAAGCTATAATACGCCCTGGTTGGAAAGTAGATGGCAATAAGGTTCATGTGCCAAATATTTTTTCAAAAATAAGTGGTGTTTATAGTGATATTGTAAAATATCGTGATGAAATTAATTCTCTTATAGGGCAAAAAAATGTACTCTTTTTCAAACACTTTCCGATGTTCCACATTACTTCAGAAAGAAATATATCTAAAATTTATTCATCACTTCTAAATAATAAAGGGAAAATAGACAAAGAAAAACTACTTGGATCAGAATATTGGAAATACAGTAGTTTAAAAACAGGCATTCAAGAAAACATAGCAGAGCGAATCATTGAATTTTGTGAACTTCCTGATTTTTGGAAACTAAAATGTTTTTCCATAGATATTCACTTTTCTCTGCTTGATAAATTTGCTAACCTTTTAACATATAAAAATGATACAACAGCCAAAGAAAAACTTCTAATGAAGATGTCTATACTGAATATTATGCTTAAGCTTGATAAAAATCTTCTAAATTTACTTCAAAATTTTGATTACCCTCTAGGTGTTCCTAAAATAGTAATTTACAACAATAGTAAAAGTGGTAATTTTTCTTTCTCTGATGCTGTCCAAATAATGTTTATGAATTCTATGGGAGTGGATATCATAATATTTAATCCAGCGGGCACAAACGATATTGAAAATTTTATAAATGAATCCTATTTCGATTTACATAGACTTCAGTTTATAAATGAAAATCTTAAATACAGAAAAAATAATTTTTTTATACGTATTGTTAGAAAAATCAAAGAGCATTTTAATAAATCATAAACCTTAAATTCAAGAGGAGATGAACTTTATGAGATTTAACTTTGATACAGAAAATGAAAAAACACAAAATACTTATGTTGATGCTGCAAAACTTCCTGAAAATACAGATAAGGAAATTGAAGAGAAACTAAAAAAAATAGACGATGAATTAAAAAATTCACCTGAAGTAATTGAAATATCCAAAAATATTAATGTTACAGATATTAATTCAATAATGGAGTTTGGAAGCACCCCCGCCGAAAAAATTTCACAGTTTTCTGATAAGATTTTAAATACTATGAAATTAGAGAGTGTAGAAAATTCAAGTGTTCTTCTTAAAGAATTAACTGCAGTAATGAATAAATTTGATAAGCAAGAATTAGAGGAAAAGCCAGGAGGATTTTTTTCAAAAATATTTAACTCTAGTAAAAAAACAATCCAAGGTATTTTAAGTAAATATCAAACCTTTGGAACTGAAATAGACAGGATTTATTCCAGCATAAGTTCTTATAAATCAGAAATACTTAAAACTAATAAAATGCTGGAGGAAATGTTTCACGAAAACTTTAATTATTACATTAATCTAGAAAAATACTCCGCTGCCTGTGAATTAACCATAAGAGAAATAGAATGTGAAGATATACCTTACTTTAAAGAAAAAGCACAAACTGGTTCGCAAGAGGATATCCTTAAACTTCAAGAAGTGCAATATTCTCTTGAAATGTTAAAACAAAGGCATTATGATCTTGAAATGGCCAAAATGGTTGCACTTCAAACTGCTCCTCAAATCAGAACAATACAAAAAGGCAACTACAAATTAATTGGCAAAATTCATTCTGCGTTTATAATTACTATTCCTATATTTAAAAATGGTCTTATCCAAGCTGTAACATTGAAAAGACAAAAGTTAGTAGCAAAATCCATGGAAGCTTTGGATAACGCCACAAATGAGCTTCTCATAAAAAACGCTAATACTATAAAAGAGCAAAGTATAGATATATCTAAAATAACTGGTTCCCCCTCAATAAAAATAGACACTCTTGAAGAAACCTGGAAAATAATAATGGATGGAATAAATGAAACTGAAAAAATTGAAGAGGAAAACAAGAAATTGCGAACTGATGGAATCGATAAGCTAGGAAAACTAAAAATTGAATATATAAAAAGAATAAAATAATCCTGCATGCATGTTAATATTACATTGTATTAGCATGCATGTTTTATCTTTAGTTAAAAATCCACTAAATTGTAATTTCAAATAAAGTATCTTCTTTGGATATGTCATTCTTATAATTCTTTTTTATCTCCTTAACAACACTCATATTTGCAACCACAATGCAGAGAACTAATTCTCTATCTTTGAGTAAATTTTCATTTACAAGCAGCAATTTATCACCTACTGATACCTTATCCTCCTCTTTGACTATTGAATGAAATAGTTCATTTGGAAAATCTGCTTCATCCATATTTACATGAAGAAGTATATCTATACCCTCACTAGTTTCTATTCCAATACCATGCTTAGTTGGTAATATAAGTTTAACAGTTCCATCAACTGGTGCCACGATTTCACTTGTTTTAATTTTTACAGCTACTCCATCACCCACAAGCTTTTTTGAAAACACATAGTCATTCACATCTGAAATATCAATTATTTCTCCTTCTGCTGGAGACTTAACCAATATCTTTTTTTCATCACAATCCTCACAAATCAATTATATTCCTCCTTTTTAATACCATAGTATATTAATTTTATATAGTTGTAAGTTAAGTTTATGTTCTTCTCCCTATATTTTTTATACCCCTTAACCAAATATGTTTTTTATTTTTTGTTCATCTAAGTTTAATAGTACATTCTCTTCTGAGAACATTTTGTCACCTAATACATTATCGACCATTTTTTTCTTTTCTTGTTGTAATTTATATATTTTTTCTTCAATGGTACCACGAGTTATAAGCTTTATAATCTCAACATTTTTCTTTTGCCCTATTCTGTGAGCTCTATCTGAAGCTTGATTTTCTACTGCTGGATTCCACCATGGGTCAAAGTGCACAACAATATCCGCTCCTGTTAAATTAAGACCTGTTCCACCTGCCTTAAGCGATATTAAGAACACTTCTCCCTTACCCTTATTAAATTCATCCGCAAGCTGAAATCTATCCTTCATCTTAGTATTTCCATCAAGATACATAACATCTATATCTTTTTCAATTAACTTATCTTTTATACTTTTAAGAACACTAGTGAATTGAGAAAAAACCAAAATTCTATGCCTATTAGCTATGGATGTTTTTATGGTATCCATAAGAACATCCATTTTCGCATTTTTTCCATTATAGTTTTCCACTACAGTTCTTGGATTGCTGCATATCTGCCTAAGTCTTGTCAAAAGTGAAAATATTATAAACTTGCTATTATTAATTCCCTTTTCTTCTATACTTCTATATATCTTTTCTCTAGCATTTTTAAGATATGCATAATATACTTCTTTTTGTTTTTGAGACATTTCAATAAGTATCTTATGCTCAACCTTAGAGGGAAGTTCTTTTACTACACTTTCTTTAAGCCTTCTCAAGATAAAAGGTTCAATATGTCTATTTAACTCGTAAAGAGCCCTCTTATCCTTTTCCTTTATTATTGGATTTTCATATTTATTTACAAACTTTGAGTAGCTTAAAAGATATCCGGGCATTATAAAATCAAATATAGACCATAACTCTGAAAGACAATTTTCTATTGGTGTTCCTGTAAGTGCAAAGCAATTTTTAGCCCTTATTTTTTTTACTGCTTTTGTAATCAACGAATTTTTATTTTTTATATACTGAGCCTCATCCAAAATACAATATTTAAATTTTATTTTGGAGTACTCCTCTATATCCATTCTTATAAGTGAATAAGACGTTATTAGGACATCGTAATTATAATACTCTCCTATAGCTTCAGCTCTTTCTCTTTTAGTCCCTGATATTATTAATGTCTTGAGATTCTTAGAGAATTTTTCTATTTCCTCTTTCCAATTATAAACTATGGATGTAGGTACTATTATAATACTAGTTTCTTTATGCCCTGTACCTGATGAAATAAATGCAATTGTCTGAAGGGTTTTCCCAAGCCCCATCTCATCTGCTAATATTCCCCCTACACCAAAATGGTCTAATGACTTAAACCACCTAAATCCCCTTTTTTGATAATCTCTCATTATACTATTAAATTCATTAGGAATGCCAACTTTCATATTTTCCAAGCCTTTTGATAATTTAACCATTCTTTCAAATCTAGTGTCTTTATCAAAAAACATTAGATTTTCCTCATCAATATATCTATTAATATATGCAGCATTTTCTTTTGAAAGAATGGCTGGTTTTTGGTTAATCTTCGAATAGTCCAAATCCATATATTTAAACATATCAGCTATCTTTTTTATAACCTTATTGCTTAAATCTACAATTTCTCCTTCTTTTAGTTTGTAATATTTCTTTTTAAGTCTCAATGCCTCAAATATATTATATAGTTCACTGTTATCAATACCATCAATTTCAAATGATACTTCAATCATATTACCTTCATTAACCTTTAAACTCCCTTTGTACATATGAGGAGAATACACCTTGAATTTTTTAATATTTTCTGAGTAATAGATTTCATATCCCTTACTTTGGATTTTATCCAATCCTACAGACATGAACTCAACCATTTTATCTAAAGAATCATTTATATATATTATTTCACCATCCTTATAAAATCCAAAATCCTGCAATATCTTTATTATATATACTTCTCCATTTACATCCTTAAGCTTTTTATCATTATTCTCAAATTTGATGTTTATAAGCATGTTCTCATCAATTTTATCCATATAAACTTTAGGTTTTAAATAATCATAGTTAATTACATTTTTGCAAGCTGCTATGCCTAGTTCCTTCAAAACAGGATATACATATGACAATACATCTTGTCTATCTTCCTTATAATATTTTACTACTTTACTATTTGAAAATACTTTAATCAAAAGACTATAAATATTTATCTTATATTGGTCTAGCTTGTATACCTTTCCTTGATAAAATACATACTTATTACCGCGAACTAAAGATATCGGCTCTCCTCCAGATAATGTTAGTTTTACACTTTCCTCTTTTTCTTCTATAGTAAGATTTATCTTTGGAAATTCATCGACCACTATATAACAATCGGTTATTCCTTCATCATTAATTAAAATACTAAAATCTCTATCTTCTAAAATTATCATCAATCTACTTAAACCTGATTCTGTTAGATATATATTTTTACCTAAAATGCTCTTTTCCTTATCTTTTACCACATCTTCATTATCGTGATATATGGCAAACAATAACTCAAAAAGCTCTTCATCACGTTTTTTTATAGAATACTTATAAGGATAATATGTAAATTTTTCTCCTATTTTTATTTGTTTATTTTCAAGAATTGATTTTAAAAACGTAGAGACATCTTTAACTACATATAATCTATCTTCCCCAACTCTAATATTAATGTAGCTTTTTTTTGTGGTTTCTGTAAAATAGTGAAGTTTAACCTCTATATTAATTGGTTTGCCCTTTATTTCTCTCTTTATAATACTTTGCTTTAAACCATACAAAAGCCTTTTACTATAATCGCTTTTTACATTGTTTTTACCATCTATATATTTTATAAGCACAGCACCTACATGAGAGCAAATATCATTATTTTTTACATTACTGCAATTACACTTAATAATATTTATTCCTGTTTTGTTGTTAAATAATATCATGCAAGTATAATCATTTCCGCTTCCATCCATAACTTCTGCATTAATCTTCACAAAATTCGCATCATAAAAATCATTGTGGTTCTCATTTACAACTATATTAAAAACCTTATTACCATTATATAAATCCAAAGCTTCTTTATATGTTTTGGGCTTCATAAGCTTTCTAATATTATCTTTGGTTATGTTGAACATAAACTACCACCTCATCATAGATCAACGTATTTAGCCTTAATTAATTTCAAATCCTCCCAAAACGCTGTTTTTTTATTTTCATCTCTAAATAATGCAGCTGGATGAAAGGTTGCCATCATATAAATTCCCTTTACCTTAAGCCATTTTCCTCTATCTCTAGTAATTCTCATTTGTCCATTCTTCCATATTAGATTTTCCTCTTCTATAGTATTGTTCTGTTGTAGGATTTTATTAAGCGCTGGTTCCATAATAAACTTCATTGCTGTGGAACCTAGGCATACTAATATCTTAGGCTTTATAAGTGCGAATTGGTTTCTCAAGTATGGCATGCACGCTTCAGCTTCATCCTCATAAGGTGTTCTATTTTTTTCTGGCCTACATTTACACACATTTGCTATATAATAATCCCTATCTCTTGATAAATTGAGGGCTGTTAATCCTTTAGTCAAAAGCTGTCCTGCTCTTCCGACAAATGGCCTTCCGAGTCTATCCTCGTCTGCTCCCGGTGCTTCCCCAACAAACATCAATTTTGCTTCAGGGTTCCCTTCGCCAAAAACCATATTTGTTCTATTTTCTCCAAGTCTGCACTTTTGACATTCTATACACTCATTATACAATTCTCTCCATTGAAGCATTGTATCATCACCTCAATTTTAGTATATCATATAGACGTTCTATAGTTAAACTTAATTAAGTTACATTTACATAATCCACTCACTAACATTGTTGCCATATAGTATAGACTTTTATTTATTAATATTTAGCAACTTTTTAAATAATATTACACATACAAACATTTCTCGAGAAATACTATCAAAACATATATCTTTACCGATAATATAAATGATATAATTAACGTATAAAGGTTTACACTGGGGGGTATTTTTATGAGAAAAAATTATACAATATATGCGTCAATAATATTTTTGATTACAACTCTTATTTTGTCTGGCTGTTCCTCAAGAAGTGAGGGATTTTTAGAAAAGGCTAACAGTTCAATGGCAAATAAACAGTATACTAAAGCACTTAACTATTACTCTTCTGCAATTAATTCTGATAAATCCAATACCGATGCTATTACAGGAAAAGCCTACGCTTTTATTATGCTAAAAAGATATCCTGAAGCAGTTTCCTGTGCTGAAAGTGCAATAAAACAGAATAAAAATCTTGGAAAAGCCTACGCTTACAAAGGAATTGCGCTCTCAAGACAAGGCAATTATATTGATGCATTAAAATATTTAGATAAGGCTATAGAATTAAAATTTAAAGATTCTAAAACCTTAAACGAAAGAGGTTATGATTTAATAAAAATAGGTAGAAGTGATCTCGCAGTTGATCCTTTAACTGAAGCAATAAAAAT is from Clostridium acetobutylicum ATCC 824 and encodes:
- a CDS encoding toxic anion resistance protein, which codes for MRFNFDTENEKTQNTYVDAAKLPENTDKEIEEKLKKIDDELKNSPEVIEISKNINVTDINSIMEFGSTPAEKISQFSDKILNTMKLESVENSSVLLKELTAVMNKFDKQELEEKPGGFFSKIFNSSKKTIQGILSKYQTFGTEIDRIYSSISSYKSEILKTNKMLEEMFHENFNYYINLEKYSAACELTIREIECEDIPYFKEKAQTGSQEDILKLQEVQYSLEMLKQRHYDLEMAKMVALQTAPQIRTIQKGNYKLIGKIHSAFIITIPIFKNGLIQAVTLKRQKLVAKSMEALDNATNELLIKNANTIKEQSIDISKITGSPSIKIDTLEETWKIIMDGINETEKIEEENKKLRTDGIDKLGKLKIEYIKRIK
- a CDS encoding SNF2 helicase associated domain-containing protein — protein: MFNITKDNIRKLMKPKTYKEALDLYNGNKVFNIVVNENHNDFYDANFVKINAEVMDGSGNDYTCMILFNNKTGINIIKCNCSNVKNNDICSHVGAVLIKYIDGKNNVKSDYSKRLLYGLKQSIIKREIKGKPINIEVKLHYFTETTKKSYINIRVGEDRLYVVKDVSTFLKSILENKQIKIGEKFTYYPYKYSIKKRDEELFELLFAIYHDNEDVVKDKEKSILGKNIYLTESGLSRLMIILEDRDFSILINDEGITDCYIVVDEFPKINLTIEEKEESVKLTLSGGEPISLVRGNKYVFYQGKVYKLDQYKINIYSLLIKVFSNSKVVKYYKEDRQDVLSYVYPVLKELGIAACKNVINYDYLKPKVYMDKIDENMLINIKFENNDKKLKDVNGEVYIIKILQDFGFYKDGEIIYINDSLDKMVEFMSVGLDKIQSKGYEIYYSENIKKFKVYSPHMYKGSLKVNEGNMIEVSFEIDGIDNSELYNIFEALRLKKKYYKLKEGEIVDLSNKVIKKIADMFKYMDLDYSKINQKPAILSKENAAYINRYIDEENLMFFDKDTRFERMVKLSKGLENMKVGIPNEFNSIMRDYQKRGFRWFKSLDHFGVGGILADEMGLGKTLQTIAFISSGTGHKETSIIIVPTSIVYNWKEEIEKFSKNLKTLIISGTKRERAEAIGEYYNYDVLITSYSLIRMDIEEYSKIKFKYCILDEAQYIKNKNSLITKAVKKIRAKNCFALTGTPIENCLSELWSIFDFIMPGYLLSYSKFVNKYENPIIKEKDKRALYELNRHIEPFILRRLKESVVKELPSKVEHKILIEMSQKQKEVYYAYLKNAREKIYRSIEEKGINNSKFIIFSLLTRLRQICSNPRTVVENYNGKNAKMDVLMDTIKTSIANRHRILVFSQFTSVLKSIKDKLIEKDIDVMYLDGNTKMKDRFQLADEFNKGKGEVFLISLKAGGTGLNLTGADIVVHFDPWWNPAVENQASDRAHRIGQKKNVEIIKLITRGTIEEKIYKLQQEKKKMVDNVLGDKMFSEENVLLNLDEQKIKNIFG
- a CDS encoding PTS sugar transporter subunit IIA; amino-acid sequence: MICEDCDEKKILVKSPAEGEIIDISDVNDYVFSKKLVGDGVAVKIKTSEIVAPVDGTVKLILPTKHGIGIETSEGIDILLHVNMDEADFPNELFHSIVKEEDKVSVGDKLLLVNENLLKDRELVLCIVVANMSVVKEIKKNYKNDISKEDTLFEITI
- a CDS encoding YceG family protein, translated to MSEKNEFTSSRTETDAFKATKEFKEKFHNKDSFFYEPWQFADYEVSADTLKTTYDEINIWSKEEAIIRPGWKVDGNKVHVPNIFSKISGVYSDIVKYRDEINSLIGQKNVLFFKHFPMFHITSERNISKIYSSLLNNKGKIDKEKLLGSEYWKYSSLKTGIQENIAERIIEFCELPDFWKLKCFSIDIHFSLLDKFANLLTYKNDTTAKEKLLMKMSILNIMLKLDKNLLNLLQNFDYPLGVPKIVIYNNSKSGNFSFSDAVQIMFMNSMGVDIIIFNPAGTNDIENFINESYFDLHRLQFINENLKYRKNNFFIRIVRKIKEHFNKS
- a CDS encoding SDR family NAD(P)-dependent oxidoreductase, whose translation is MTVLITGASTGIGYEITRIFARNGYDVVITARDEKRLIELAKNINTKVTVIKKDLSRPDSANELFNEIKENNIEVDILVNNAGMGDTGLFHKSSVDKINEMLELNIKSLTILTRLVSAEMVKKRSGMILNVASTGSYMPGPFIAVYYATKAYVLSFTEAIGEELKKFNVKVSALCPGATATEFSKRAGKLELKGAMSAKSVAEIAYKEFMNGKKVIIPGCFNKVGILFSKILPRNMMGKIIGKSQKKLHEEFMIKNNISGKE
- a CDS encoding uracil-DNA glycosylase; protein product: MLQWRELYNECIECQKCRLGENRTNMVFGEGNPEAKLMFVGEAPGADEDRLGRPFVGRAGQLLTKGLTALNLSRDRDYYIANVCKCRPEKNRTPYEDEAEACMPYLRNQFALIKPKILVCLGSTAMKFIMEPALNKILQQNNTIEEENLIWKNGQMRITRDRGKWLKVKGIYMMATFHPAALFRDENKKTAFWEDLKLIKAKYVDL